A window of Maioricimonas rarisocia genomic DNA:
TACTGGCTCTCGTTTTCGTCGTAGAAGTACCTCCGCGGGGGGAAATTCAGATGGGCGTAGTACCCGGCCGGCTGGTAGGGCCGCGCACTCGCTCCCCCGATTCGTTCAACCAGCAGACCACTCACCGCCAGGGCATTGTCCCGGATCATTTCCGCCGGTAGCCGGAACCGCCCCTGCCGCGCAAACAAACGGTTCTGCGGATCCTGTTTCTTGAGCTCCTCGCTCACCAGCGACGACTGGCGGTACGCCCGTGACATGACGATCAGCTTCACCATGTGCTTGACGTCCCAGCCACTCTCGACGAACTCGATCGCCAGCCAGTCCAGCAGTTTCGGGTGCGTCGGCCATTCTCCCTGCGAGCCGAAGTCCCCCAGCGATCGGGCCAGCCCCTCGCCGAAGTACAGGTACCACAGCCGGTTGACGAACACCCGCGACGTCTGCGGATGATCCGGCTGCGTCAGCCACTCCGCCAGGTCCAGACGGGTGACGCGGCCATCCTTCTCGATCTGAGGCAGAAAGTGCGGCACCGACGCTTCCATCACTGGCCCCGATTCGTCCAGCCAGTCGCCCCGCGGCAGCAGCCGGATCGTTCGCGGCTCGATCGATACCGTGATCATCTGCCGCCGCAGGTTGTTCTGCAGCGACGCCTTCTCCGACTCCAGGGTCTTGATCTGCTGTTCAATCTCCTGCCGGGCGTCGCCGTCCCCCTCCCCGAGCGCACCCGCCAGTTGCGTCAGTTCCTTCTCGATCTCGGCGATCCGGGCCTCATCGATCGGGGACAGCGCTTCGATCTCCGGACGCCGCTGCGTGGGCGAAGTGTTCCCGGCTTTGAATGTCTCGTTGTCGTTGATGTCCGCCATCACCGCCTGCAGCGCGTAAAAGTCCGCGGCCGTGTACGGGTCGTACTTGTGGTCGTGGCATTCCGCACAGCCCATCGTTCCCGCCAGCCAGACCTCCGAGAGATTCCGGACCCGGTCCGACGCATACTTTGCCAGGTACTCCTTCTTCTGCACCCCCCCTTCGTGAGAGGTCTGCAACAGTCGGTTGTACCCGCTGGCGATCTTCTGCTCCGTCGTTGCATCCGGCAGCAGGTCGCCGGCCAGCTGCTCGATGGTGAACTCGTCGAACGGCTTGTTGTCGTTGAACGCCTTGATCACGTAGTCGCGGTACAGCGTCGCGGAATGCTCCTGGTCTCCGTGGTAGCCGACGGTGTCGGCGTACCGCACCAGGTCGAGCCAGTAGATCGCCATCCGCTCCCCGTAATGCCGGGAGGCCAGCAGCCGATCGACCGCCCGCTCCCACGCCCCCTCGGAAGTGTCGTCGACGAAGGCGTCCACCTCTTCCGGAGTCGGTGGCAGGCCGATCAGATCGAAATACAGCCGCCGGATCAGCGTCACACGGTCGGCTTCCGGCGCAGGCTCCAGCCCCATCCCCTCGATGCGGGACAGGATGAACCGGTCGATGTCACCGGCCGGCCAGCTTTCATCCGCGACCTCCGGAACTTCGGGCCGCGTTGGCGACACGTACGCCCAGTGATCCTGATACTCGGCCCCCTGCCGGATCCATTCCACCAGCAGCTGTTTCTCCGCGTCCGTCAGCTCCTTGCCGGTCTCCGGCGGCGGCATCACTTCGTACTCGTCCCCGGCGAGAATCCGCTCCACCAGCAGGCTTGCCTCAGGATCACCCGGCACAACCGCGATGCTGCCGTCCCGGTCCGCGACCGCTCCCTCGGCTGTGTCCAGCCGCAGTTCCGCCTGACGCTCCGCCTTGTCCGGACCGTGACAGAAGAAGCACTTGTCGGAAAGGATCGGGCGGATGTCGCGGTTGAATTCGATCGGCTCGGCGAGCACAGCCGTCCCGCTTGTCACCGTCACCAGAATCACCGTCAGAGCGCTACGAACGAATCGTCCCATGAACATCCTCGCCTTGTCGAAAGCCGCAGCCGAAGGAAGCGTACCTCTCTGTTTTCGACAATCCGGACGCGTCTGCCAAGTGGTCGGCGAATTCGTGTCCGCCCCGACCGCCAGGTCGCCGGCCTCGTCGCCTCGGCCGCGGTGCCATTGGTGCAGCCGTTCTGTAACGCCCCTGGCAGCCAAGGGGGAATCACCAGAGCCTCCAGACTCGATCATTTCGCTCGCGACCGTCGCCCCGTCAGGAGGCAAACGGGCGGGCAGTGTCGAGGAAGGGAGACAATAAAGAACAAAAAAGGAGGAGCCCCTCCATCATGTTGTCCCGTTCATGCAAGTGTCCAGTTCGCGGATTCCCCGCCCTGCCACTGCCAATGGACCGAGATCTCTTTGCTCTCTCAGTGTGACCAGTTCTGCATTTGCCGGCTGTGGTATCAGTTTCTTGCCGTCTTTTTTCATTTTCGCCACGGGGCGGGTTCGTACGCCCGAACCGGTCCGTCCGCGGGGCACCTTCCGCCACCACGCAGCCGCCGATCATCGCATCCAACTCCTTGATTGCATGCGGAATGGCCGCTAAGGTTTTTGGATTCCACTGCGAAGTTGTCGTGAAGCCTGTCTCTCTGGCCGACCCTTCGCCGCGCGAGTCTGACCGCGTAAAAACGCTCTCTCACGCTGCCGTTCGCGGCAGCAATACATGATGTTCTTCTCTCCCGGAGTCCGCTGATGACGCAAGTTAGAGTCCGTACGTCCCCCCGTCGGGGATTCACCCTCATCGAGCTGCTGGTGGTAATCGCCATCATCGCCATCCTCATCGCCCTGCTTCTGCCGGCCGTTCAGCAGGCCCGAGAAGCAGCCCGCCGCACCCAGTGCAAAAACAACCTCAAGCAGATCGGGCTGGCACTTCACAACTACCACGACGTGCACGGCCGTTTCGTCTACCGCAAGGGAGGCACCGATGGCTATGGGGACTCGAGCCGTCTGGACGGCAACTACCGTCGCCGCTCCGGAATGATCTCGCTCCTTCCGTATATCGATCAGGCTCCCCTCTACAATCTGATCGAAGCTGGCGATACCTCGACCAGCCCCCCGGTCCCTCCCGGTGGTCCCGCTCCCTGGAGCAGCGGCTGGCAGGTCTGGTGGCAGCAGATTCCCGGCTTCCGGTGCCCCTCCGACCCCGGCATCACCACCGCCCGCGGAACCTGCAGCTACGCCTTCAGCATGGGTGACTACGTCGCCGGCAACAATCGCGACTCCACCGACGTCAACGGCCTGTTCGCCGCTCATACCACCTACGCTGTCCGCGATGTCCTCGACGGAACCAGCAACACTCTCGCCTTCAGCGAACGTGTGCAGGCCAGCTTCGGCATCGGCGCCCGCAGCAATCCCGACATCCGCGAAGGCATCCTGACCGGCGTCTCGTCGATCACCTCCAACCCGGGCGCCTGCCTGGCCGCTGCCGCAGCCATCTCGTCCGGCAACCGTTACACCAACGGCAGCCAGGTGAAAGGCAAGTTCAGCTCCTTCTGGCATGACGGACAGCCCGAGAACGTCGCCTTTACTTCCGTTCTCGCGCCCAACTCGCCCTCCTGCATCAACGACACCAACCCCAACTCCGACGGTGCCGTCAGCCTCATGTCGGCCAGCAGCCACCACACCGGCGGCGTCCATGCCCTCATGGTCGACGGTGCGGTCCGCTTCATCTCCGACAGCATCGACACCGGCAACCTCGGCATCGCCACCACCCTCGGTGGATCCAGCCCTTACGGTGTCTGGGGTGCCCTCGGCACCAAGCGCGGCGGCGAAGTCGTCTCCGAATTCTGAGACCGGCTGCTCCGCTCACTGCTGAAACGAAGTCGCTGTCCTCGGGGATGCACCTGCTCCCCGGGGACATTCTGTAACGGCACGCCCGGAACGCGTTCCGCAACTGCCAACCGCCGGATGTCCTCTCGCGTCGCCCATTGATGCAGCGCGACTGCGACTCCGCCACCGATCACAACGCAACCTCTTGCGAGATCACGATGCGATACTCTTTCTGGATCTTCCCCCTCTGCTGCCTGGCGGCACTCGGCTGCACGTCCGAAAGCCGGGAAACGCCCGTCCCGGTTTACCCGGTCACCGGCGTCGTCACGCTCAACGGCGAGCCGGTCGTGGGAGCCGACGTCACCTTCTACAACGCCGATGCTGCCCGCAGCGCCTTCGGCCGTACCGATGACGAAGGTCGCTACCAGCTCAGCACCTTCTCCTCGAACGACGGTGCCGTCGATGGCCGGCACATTGTCACCATCGTCAAGGTCGACGCTCCGGCCGCCGACGCAGCCCCCGTCGCCTCGATTGAGTCGGAAGCGTACGTTCCCCCCGGTGCCGGTGCCTCCACGACCCCTGCCAAACCGAAGTCCACCCTCCCGGAGAAGTTCTCCAGCCAGCAGACCTCCGGCCTCACCGCCATCGTGAATGCCGAGGGCGATAACGAAATCGACTTCGAACTGACGAACTGACGAACTGACGAACTGACCGGCTGGCCGGCTCGGCAGTCTCGCCGGCCTCAACCGCTGATCAGTATTGATCCACGGGAGCGTCACTCCATCTCCGGAGCCGCTCCCGTTTTTCATGCCTGTCGTCGTCTGACGATGTCCCATCCCCGACGAAAGCCCGCCGGCTGCGACCGGTGGGGCAGACATTCCTGTCTGCCTTCCGCTCCCGCAGGCTGGGACTGGTCCCAGCAGCAGCGGTAGCCCAGGCTCCGCCTGACGCGAGCATTCTGTGGCCGGTTTCCTACCCGAAGTCTGTTGCGCGGAGGGTGCCATGCCCTCACGCCGAAGGCGGGTGGGCATGAAGGATATCCCGGCGACAGCCGCGACCGTAAACGAGCCGCGACCGTGAGGGAGCGGAGGGCCGGGGTCGGAACGTGCGAAGCGAGTTCAGCCCCCGGTATCGTTGCCGGAAGTTGCGTCCGCTCCGGTCATGTGATCGTCAACCCGCTGTTCGACTGGGGGCGTCGCTGCGCGACGACCGCCAGCCACCCATCGACAAGTGGGGCAGACATTCCTGTCTGCCTTCCATTCAGCTCTTCCAGCCGCGCGAATCCTACTTCCTAACTCCTAACTCCTACCGCTCCTCCATCACCACATCCGAAAACACCCCGTGCGCATCCACAACCCGCAGCCCGACCGAACCCTGCGAAAGCATCCCGTCCCGCCTGCTCAGCACCCGCTCACCATCCACCAGAACGTCGATCTGCTCACCCGCCACATCCACCTGCAGACGCTGCGGCCGGTTTGCGTCGATCTCCGCCGGCGCCCGCGCCAGTTCGGTCCACGTTTCCCCGTCCATCCGGCCCAGGATGACCAGCCCCGTCCGCGGAATCAGGCCCGCGAAATAACCCCGCTGTGCGTCATACCCGACCGAAGACCCGCTGCACCGAAACAGAATCCCCGCATCCCGTGCGTCACCGTCCCCCCGAAAGTCGATCGTCACTTCGATCGAAAGGTCCGCCGGCAACATCCCGTCCAGTACGACCTTCTCGCCCGAGCGGTATTCGTTGATCGGCGCCTCGGGAACCACCCCCAGATGCAGACCGTCACGTGCCGCATCGATGAACTGATGATGCCCGTAGTAGCTCCATCCTGGCGGGAGGTGATCCCCCTTCAGCGAACTCCGGTACGGAAGCTTGACATCGCGCGGGGTTTCTCCGGAAGGCCGCCGCAGCGGCTCCCCCGCGCGAACCGGCTTGCCGAACTGTGGAAAGCCGTCTCGCGCAAATTCCATCGGCTGCACGAACACCGCCCGCCGCCACCCCGGCCGGCGATCCCGCTTGGCATGAAACACGTGCCACCACTCGCTTCCATCCGGCGACCGCACGAAGCAGGAATGCCCGACCCCGTACGTCTCCTCCGTGCCGGCAAACACCGGTTCCGGATGCTTCGTCCACGCGCCCGGATCGAGCGGGTCATCCCCCGTCAGTTCCAGCAGCCCCAGCTTGTAGGTTGGCAGCCACGACGCCCCGCACGAATACAGCAGAAACGTCCGTCCCTCCCGCTTCAGCACCTGGGGCGCTTCGTTAAGCCCCCGGTGTTCCGGCCCCGGCTCCACCCGCTCCCACAGGTAGTCGGCATTGTCGCAGATCCGCACCCGCCGGCCGCTCAGCTCCGTCGGCGACTTCATCGCAGCAATGTACAGATACTGCCGGTCCGTCCCCGGAGCATCCCAGCCCGACCAGACCGCGTAGCGGCGGCCCGCATGTTCGAGCACCGTCATGTCGATCGCCCAGACGTTTGGAGACTCTCGATCAGCCCCCTCCCCCGTCGCCAGCGGACCATGCAGCTCATACGGGCCGAGTGGATTCTCACTCTGCGACCGCAGTACCCACGCCAGGTGATTCTCGTTCCGCCCATCGGACGCCGCGAAATACACGTGCCACCGCCCGTCCAGAAAATGCAGCTCCGGAGCCCACACTTCCCGCGAACAGGGACCCGTCTCCGGAGCCCGCCAGACGACGTGCTTCGTGCCGAGACGCGTCAGCGAATCGCTTGTGTGAATCGAGATCCCCCGGTTCCCCTCCGAGAGGCACCACAGATACCGGTCCGCATTCGGATCACGAACCACCCACGGATCAGCCCCTTCACCAATCGGGTTCACGAACCGCCCCGCCGGCAACGAGCCGACCCGTCCCGACTCAGCGTACGTCGGATCACCCGCATCCTTCGGCAGCCCGGCATTCCACGCCATCACCCCCTGCTTCAGCCGGGCGGCAACCTCCGGATGGTCCTCCACGACGTTCTTCGTTTCCGAAACATCGGCCGACAGGTCGTACAGCTGTGGCCGCGAACCGTCGTAGTTGACGTAGAACTTCCACTTCCCGTCCCGCGCCGCCAGGTCCGGGTTCGGCTCCTCCTTCGTGCCGGGACGGTCCGGCGGCCGACGGAAGAAGATCGGTGCCTCGCGGCTGCGCTTTCCTTTCCCCAGCAGCGTCGCCGCCAGGTTCTCCCCGTCCAGTTCGACTCCCTCGGGCGGCTCGACGCCGGTGATCTCGTAGAACGACCGGTTGAGGTCCAGTGCACTCAGCACCGACGTCTCGTTGACTGTTCCCGCGACATCGTCCGCGAGCAGGCCCGGCCCCCAGACGATCAGCGGCGAGCGAACGCCCCCTTCGTACAGCAGCGTCTTGTGCCCCCGCAGCGGAGCCGCCGTCCCGGCCCCCTGTTCCGGCCCGTTATCCGACGCCACGACGATCAGCGTGTTCTCCCGCAGTGCCGTGTCGTTCCGGATCCGATCGAACAGCACGCCCAGTTGTTGGTCCATCGCATCGAGCACCGCGTAATACAGCGCTCGCTTGCTTCCGTCCGTTTCGTTGCGGAGCACCTCCGGCGGAAAGAACGGCGAATGCACATCGTCCGGCCACAGGTTCACGTAGAACCGTCTGCCCGCTTCCTGCGCCTCGTCGATGAACGCCACCGCATCCGTCACGAATGCCGCCGTCACCACCGAACGGTCTTCCCAGCGGATCGGCCCCCGCCCCAGCTTCGCCGAGCCCAGATCGTGCCGGCCGGGCCGCTTGCCGTCGTAGGCATCCTTCAGTGGCAGTACTCGCGGCCCCAGCCCCTCGAAATTGGTCAGACTCTCGTCGAAGCCGTACTCGGTGATCAGCGGTGCTTCGCCGACGTCCCGCTGCCCACCCATGTGCCATTTGCCGAAGTGCCCGGTCGCGTAGCCGGCCGCGTCGAGTTCCCGGGCCAGCATCGGTGCTTCGGGATCGAGCCACTGGTCCATGCCCCGCTGACGGTTCCGCTTCCGGTTCGCCAGGTAGGAACTGATCCGCCACCGCTGCGGATACTGCCCCGTCGACAGCGCCACCCGTGACGGCGAGCAGATCGGCGAATTGACGTAGAAGTTGGTGAACCGCAGACCTTCGGCCGCCAGCCGGTCGATCTGCTCCGTCTCGACGACGTCACCCCCGAAGCAGGACAGGTCCGACCACCCCATGTCGTCGATGAACACGGTGATGATGTTCGGTGGCACCTCCGCCGCCTTCGCTCGTGATGAAGCGAGCAACACCACCAGCACCGCCAGACAGGCCAGACCACGTCCCCACTGCCGCTTCATGCCATGTCCCTTCTCTTAGGCGTCGCCCTGAACTTCCCCACGATTCGTCGGACCGCCACTGTCGCAGGCTGGGACTGGTCCCGGCAATTTGCCGGCTCCGCCAGCACCTTCCACCGCTCACCTCCGGGGTGCCACGGCTCTGTGAGCCGTGCGCCAGGTATACCTGCCTTTTCTGCCGACGTCCCACCTCCAATGAAAGCCCGCCGGCTGCGACCGGTGGACCCATTAGCTGTAGCCCAGCCACCCATCGACAAGTGGGGCAGACATTCCTGTCTGCCTTCCGATCCCTCACCGACGCGGCTCCGATGTCCTCGCGACTACCTCCTGCCTCCTGCCTCCAGCTTCCTACCTCCTGCTTCCTCCTCCCGCCACGGCCCGCGCCTGCTCCAGCAGAAACTCCACCACCGGCCGCGCCGCAGGATCGTCCAGCCGGTTCGTCATCTCCCGCGGATCATCCGCCAGGTTGTACAGCTCCAGCGGATGCAGCTCCCCCTCGAACGCATACCGGTGATCGAGAAACAGCTTCCATTTCCCCGGAACCGGTGCCCCGTTCGACCGCACCGCAACCACCGCCCGCTTGTCCGACAGCTTCCGCGACGCCTCTTTGTGGTCGTTCGGAAACAGGGCCGGCCGCGGCTCGAATGGTTCACCCCGCAGAGCGGCCAGCTGACTGATGCTGTCCTCGGCCCCCCGCTCACCCTGTGCCAGATCCGGCAGCGGGCGATCCAGAATCTCCGCCACCGTCGCGAACAGGTCGTTCAGCCCCAGCAGCCGTTCACAGGTCTGACCGTCGGTTTCGACATTGCCGTCCCCGATTCCTCCCGCCGGCCACGCCGCGAAAAACGGAATCCGATGGCCTCCCTCGTACGTCGACCCCTTGTTGCTGCGCAGCGGACCGGTTGCCGTCTTCGCCTTCGACTCCGCACCATTGTCGCTGGCGAAGACAAACAGCGTGTTCTCGATCAGCCGATGCCCCGGCCGACGCGGATCGGGCCCCTGCAGAAACTCCAGCAGCAACCCCACCTGCACATCGTTCTCAAGCACGAAGTCCAGCCGGGTCGATCCCGTCGGCTCGCCATTCACATACCGGCTCGCCCCTTTCACCGGCACACCGGCAATCTCATCAGACGGCGTGTGCGGCGTGTGATTGGCGGGTGAGGCGAAATACAGGAAGAACGGCTGCTCTGCCTCGTTCGATTCCCGCAGAAACTCCATCGCCGCCTCATGCAGCCGCGGCCCGATCTCCTTCAGCACGTACGAGCCGTCCAGCTGCTTCCCGTTCCCGGTTGCTCCAATGACGTCGCGGTTCCGCATCCAGCCCGGACCGATCCGCTGGTCGGGCGTGTTTCGCTTCTGCCCGTGGGGACCAGACGTCGGATGACTCCGCGAGATGCCGAAGAAAAAGTCAAAGCCATGATCGACCGGACCGTCCGCCAGCGGCTGCGTCAGATCCGCATCGTCCCATCCTTTCGCCGGCTCACCGTTGCTGTTGCGGTACGTCAGCCCCAGATGCCACTTCCCCACCATTCCGGTCCGGTAGCCTGCCTCCTGCAGAAACGAGGCCAGCGTCGGACGGTCCCGTTCGATCAGCGGATCGCCATGCACGCCGAACAGAACCCAGTGCTTCAGCCGCGTCCGCCAGCAGTAGCGGCCCGTCATCAGGGCATATCGCGACGTCGTGCAGCGGCTGTGCGGCGAATGAGCATCGGTAAAGCGGACCCCCATCCGGGCCAGCCGCTCCATGTGCGGCGTATGCAGCTGCACGTCCGGGCCGTTCCCCGTCCAGTCCCGGTAGACCGACGTGTCTCCCATTCCCATGTCGTCGGCAAGGAAGACGATAATGTTGGGAGGAACCTCCGCCCCGGCAGGACCGGCACCGAGCAGCAGCACCACAACAACAGGAACCAGGAACTTCATCGCGCCCTCCCCATGATGTTGCCAGCTCGAAAACGGGTGGCCGTGGCTGGATCTCACAACGCGAGCGTCAAACGACATTCGATTCACTTTGCAGGCATCCCGCAGGTCAGGGCATCGTCTGCCGCCCCAACATCGGAACCGTACTCCATGTCATCGAAAGCCCACCGGCTGCGTCCGGTGGGCCGTCGTCGGGGGTAACATCAAACAACATTCAATTCACCCGTCACTCGAACAGCCGTCGCGAAATCTCGCGCAGCTTCTCTGCCGGAATCTTCGGCACCTTCCGGTCGTACGTCAGCAGACCGTTGATCTCCCCTTCGACGTCCGTCGTCTGCGTGTAGACGCCGGCGGCGATCCCCTGCTCCTTCAGCTCGGCCAGAATGTCGATCGATCGCTCGTATCGCTCCAGCCATTCTTCCTTGTTCTTCGGAAGCCCGCCGTACCCCCAGTTGCGGCGATCCACGTCCCACAGGTGCCCTTCGACCGGATATCCGTGCCCGCCGAACTCACCCACGACCTTGATGAACTCCCGGTACCGCTCTGCATCGAACGGAAACTCCGGATGCGGGTAGCTGTGATGATCGACGATGTCACCCACCGGCCAGAAGTTCCCCCCGCTCGCCACGTTCACCAGCCGGCTGGGATCACGCTCGACCGTCCACTCCCCCACCTTGATCGTCCGGTGCTGGCCCCACGCTTCATTGAACGGCACCCACACCACGATCGACGGGTGACTCTCCAGCAGATCGATCATCTGCTTCAGTTCGACCATGAACTGTTCATGCTCATCGTCAGGCCACTCGGCATCCTGCGGGTCCGGCTGCAGTCGCGTCCACGGCGGATTGTTCCCGGCGCTCACCTGATCCTGCCAGACCATCAGCCCCAGCCGGTCGCAGTGATAGTAGTACCGCCGCGGCTCCACCTTGATGTGCTTGCGGAGCATGTTGAAGCCGGCCTTCTTCAGAAACTCCAGCTCGAACACCATCGCCTCGTCCGACGGCGGTGTCAGCAGACCATCCGGCCACCACCCCTGGTCCAGCGGCCCCCAGTGGAAGATCCGTTCACCGTTCAGCGTGAATCGCAGATGACCCTCGTCGTCGAGCGTCTTGCCGACCGAACGGATCCCCGCGTACGACTCGACGCGGTCCAGCACCTCGCCCTGCTCGTCGACAAGTGCCACCTCCAACCGGTACAGGTGCGGCGAAGAGGGAGACCACAGCTTCGCATCCGGAACGGTGATCGTGATCGCCTCGCCATCGCCGCGGCCATCCGCCACCACCCTGTCGCCATCCTTCACGACAACCCGGACCGACCCCCCTTCCGCCTCGCCGCCGACATCCGTGCGAACTGTGATCGAACCGCTGGCCGCGTCCGTTCCGATCGTCAGATCCTCGATATGCGCAGCCGGTACCGGCTCCAGCCAGACCGTCTGCCAGATGCCCGAGACCTGCGTGTACCAGATGCCCCGCGGCGAAAGCGTCTGCTTCCCGCGAAGTTGCCACTCCTCGGTATCGTCTTCGACCCGCACGAGCAGCTCGTTCTCACCATCGCGCAGGGCTTCGGTCACGTCGAAGGAGAACGGCGTATTCCCGCCCCGGTGCGTACCGACAGAAGTCCCGTTCACCCACACTTCGCATTCGTAGTCGACCGCCTCGAAGTGCAGCAGCATCCGCTCGCCGTCGCCGGTGGATGCGTCGAACGTCCGCCGATACCACAACGCCTCATCCGGGTCGAGCAGCCGCTGCACGCCCCCCAGCTTCGATTCCAGGCAGAACGGCACCAGAATCTCGCCCGTCCATTCCTCTGGCACCTCGGCCCGGTCCGCTTTCGTGATCGCGTAGTCCCACTGGCCGTTCAGATTCTGCCACTCGTTCCGGCGAAGCTGCGGCCGGGGATACTCGGTCCACGCGTTCTCCGGAGTGATCTCCGCCCCCCACGTCGTCATCAGCTCCGACTCGAACGGTTTCATGCTCCGCTGCGCAGGCGGCAGCTCCGGCACGTTCTGTCCGTCGACGACATGCACGTCGATGAACTGCCCGCCAGCCGTCTGTCGGCAGTGAACGGCGAGAGTGTTCACCCCTTTGCGCAGCGCCTGCTTCACTTCGGCGTCGAGCGGGACAACCTTGTACTCGGTCGTGTAGCCCTCGAACGCGGCGACCCGGCGACCGTTAATGAACACCTGAGCGTTTTCATCGTGGTGAATCAGCAGTGCCGGCTGCTCCGGAATCGAATCCAGCTCGAACTGCTTGCGGATCCAGATGTTGTTCGTCCGCCAGTATGTTCCCACCCGCGAGCCGGGAGTCTCAGGCGTGCCGAATCCCCCGAATCCGTCCTTCCACCCCGCTTCGTCGAAGTCCGCGGTGCGCCAGCCCTCGGCCGGTCGGCGGAAGGTGTACTTCCACGAGTCGACGATCGGTACCTCGGCCGCTGCGGGAGCCTGTAGCAGTACGACAGCCAGCAGGAAGAGAAGCGTCGGTCTCATCGATACACCTCGTGTCAGAATTTCCGTATGAGCGCCTCGGCCGTTACTCCCCGACCGGATCAAGGACCGAGAAGTCGGCAAACGTGATGTAGATGGCGGCGACGATCGCGATCAGAATCAGCCCCGACGGAATCGCCAGCTTCCACGGCGTCATGTCGACCGCCTTCACGTCCTCCTGCACGAACTCCGTCTCGCGGGGAGCAATCTCGCCGATGATCAGCATCAGAATCAGCAGCCACGCGAACACGACCCCCAGAAACTGGAATTCGTGCATCGCCGCGACCACCGTGTCGAACGGCGGCACAAAGTAGCCGATCGCAATGATCGAGAAGCCCGCAATCAG
This region includes:
- a CDS encoding glycoside hydrolase family 2 protein, whose product is MRPTLLFLLAVVLLQAPAAAEVPIVDSWKYTFRRPAEGWRTADFDEAGWKDGFGGFGTPETPGSRVGTYWRTNNIWIRKQFELDSIPEQPALLIHHDENAQVFINGRRVAAFEGYTTEYKVVPLDAEVKQALRKGVNTLAVHCRQTAGGQFIDVHVVDGQNVPELPPAQRSMKPFESELMTTWGAEITPENAWTEYPRPQLRRNEWQNLNGQWDYAITKADRAEVPEEWTGEILVPFCLESKLGGVQRLLDPDEALWYRRTFDASTGDGERMLLHFEAVDYECEVWVNGTSVGTHRGGNTPFSFDVTEALRDGENELLVRVEDDTEEWQLRGKQTLSPRGIWYTQVSGIWQTVWLEPVPAAHIEDLTIGTDAASGSITVRTDVGGEAEGGSVRVVVKDGDRVVADGRGDGEAITITVPDAKLWSPSSPHLYRLEVALVDEQGEVLDRVESYAGIRSVGKTLDDEGHLRFTLNGERIFHWGPLDQGWWPDGLLTPPSDEAMVFELEFLKKAGFNMLRKHIKVEPRRYYYHCDRLGLMVWQDQVSAGNNPPWTRLQPDPQDAEWPDDEHEQFMVELKQMIDLLESHPSIVVWVPFNEAWGQHRTIKVGEWTVERDPSRLVNVASGGNFWPVGDIVDHHSYPHPEFPFDAERYREFIKVVGEFGGHGYPVEGHLWDVDRRNWGYGGLPKNKEEWLERYERSIDILAELKEQGIAAGVYTQTTDVEGEINGLLTYDRKVPKIPAEKLREISRRLFE